The Streptomyces sp. Mut1 genome window below encodes:
- a CDS encoding BCCT family transporter: MTADLPGDPTQNRRPVTDRVVFGVTACLTLAFVVWGAVGTDSLEDVSDKALNGLIHNGGWGFMLAASGFVVFALWLAVSRYGNITLGQEGEEPEFRTVSWVAMMFSAGMGIGLMFYGVSEPLAHFTDPPPGTHPADAAEAMQTAMATTLFHWTLHPWAIYAVVGLAIAYSTFRRRRRQTISAVFEPLIGPRHAHGGLGRFIDILAIFATLFGSAASLGLGALQIGSGFHELNWMEKTGTGLLVLIIAVLTMAFIASAVSGVEKGIQWLSNINMVLALILAVFVFIAGPTIIVLDLLPTSIAAYFGDLPQLAGRTEATGEGKVADWLGSWTVFYWAWWISWTPFVGMFIARISRGRTIRQFIGGVILVPSTVSLIWFAVFGGTAINLQEAGKLRGADTQEAQLFGVLQQFPIASVMSVLVMVLVGIFFVSGADAASIVMGTLSQKGILEPARWVVIFWGVVTGAVAAVMLLIGNGKGDALAGLQNLTILVAAPFTLVMIGMCIALMRDLRHDPLIVRREFGVEAVESAVIEGHAKYDGDFEIRIGPGGSQITTERHDEPGGSSPA; this comes from the coding sequence GTGACGGCGGATCTGCCGGGCGACCCGACCCAGAACCGGCGCCCCGTCACCGACCGGGTGGTGTTCGGCGTGACCGCCTGCCTCACCCTCGCCTTCGTGGTCTGGGGCGCCGTCGGCACCGACTCGCTGGAGGACGTCTCCGACAAGGCCCTCAACGGACTCATCCACAACGGTGGTTGGGGCTTCATGCTGGCCGCCTCCGGATTCGTGGTCTTCGCCCTGTGGCTGGCCGTCAGCCGTTACGGCAACATCACCCTCGGCCAGGAGGGCGAGGAGCCGGAATTCCGGACCGTCTCCTGGGTCGCCATGATGTTCAGCGCCGGCATGGGCATCGGTCTGATGTTCTACGGGGTCAGCGAGCCGCTGGCCCACTTCACCGACCCGCCCCCCGGCACCCACCCCGCCGACGCCGCCGAAGCGATGCAGACGGCGATGGCCACCACCCTGTTCCACTGGACGCTGCACCCGTGGGCGATCTACGCGGTGGTCGGCCTGGCCATCGCGTACAGCACCTTCCGGCGCCGCAGGCGGCAGACGATCAGCGCGGTCTTCGAGCCGCTCATCGGCCCCCGCCACGCCCACGGCGGCCTCGGCAGGTTCATCGACATCCTGGCCATCTTCGCGACGCTCTTCGGCTCGGCCGCCTCACTCGGACTCGGGGCCCTCCAGATCGGGAGCGGATTCCACGAGCTGAACTGGATGGAGAAGACCGGCACCGGCCTTCTTGTCCTGATCATCGCCGTGCTGACGATGGCCTTCATCGCCTCCGCGGTCTCCGGCGTCGAGAAAGGCATCCAGTGGCTGTCGAACATCAACATGGTGCTCGCCCTGATCCTCGCCGTCTTCGTGTTCATCGCGGGCCCCACCATCATCGTGCTCGACCTGCTGCCGACCTCGATCGCCGCCTACTTCGGTGACCTGCCGCAACTGGCCGGCCGTACCGAGGCCACCGGCGAGGGCAAGGTCGCGGACTGGCTCGGCAGCTGGACCGTCTTCTACTGGGCCTGGTGGATCTCCTGGACGCCCTTCGTCGGCATGTTCATCGCGCGGATCAGCCGCGGCCGGACCATCCGGCAGTTCATCGGCGGCGTCATCCTGGTGCCCAGCACGGTGAGCCTGATCTGGTTCGCCGTCTTCGGCGGCACCGCGATCAATCTCCAGGAGGCCGGCAAGCTGCGCGGGGCCGACACCCAGGAGGCCCAGCTCTTCGGCGTACTGCAGCAGTTCCCCATCGCCAGTGTGATGAGCGTGCTGGTGATGGTCCTCGTCGGCATCTTCTTCGTCTCGGGCGCGGACGCCGCGTCGATCGTGATGGGCACCCTCTCCCAGAAGGGCATCCTCGAACCCGCCCGGTGGGTCGTCATCTTCTGGGGTGTCGTCACCGGCGCGGTGGCGGCCGTCATGCTGCTGATCGGGAACGGCAAGGGCGACGCGCTGGCGGGACTCCAGAACCTGACCATCCTGGTGGCGGCGCCCTTCACCCTGGTGATGATCGGCATGTGCATCGCCCTCATGCGGGACCTCCGCCACGACCCGCTGATCGTCCGCCGCGAGTTCGGCGTGGAGGCCGTCGAGTCCGCGGTCATCGAGGGGCATGCCAAGTACGACGGCGACTTCGAGATCCGGATCGGCCCCGGCGGCAGCCAGATCACCACCGAACGCCACGACGAGCCCGGCGGCTCCAGCCCCGCCTGA
- a CDS encoding FAD-dependent oxidoreductase, with translation MSDVIVVGGGVSGLTTAMVLAGRGHRVRVWSREPAGDTTSAVAGALWWPYRIEPLDRVGDWSLTGLRWYEELAARPEETGVRLVDGLHRGERLAALGPWAGELKGAVESSDGLRCRLPLIDMPAHLEWLEGQVRAAGGSVERRTVASFGEAAAEAGTVVNCAGLGARELVPDAGVRPVRGQLVLVENPGIREWFTEAGPESSETTYFFPQPGRLVLGGTAVADDWSTVPDPRTAEEIVARCARVRPEIAGARVIGHRVGLRPARDAGVRIEAETLAGGGRLVHNYGHGGAGVTVALGCAREAARLVD, from the coding sequence GTGTCGGACGTGATCGTGGTGGGCGGCGGGGTCAGCGGGCTGACCACGGCGATGGTGCTGGCCGGGCGGGGACACCGGGTGCGGGTGTGGTCCCGGGAACCCGCCGGCGACACGACGTCGGCGGTGGCGGGGGCCCTGTGGTGGCCCTACCGGATCGAGCCGCTGGACCGGGTCGGCGACTGGTCGCTGACCGGGCTGCGCTGGTACGAGGAGCTGGCCGCCCGCCCGGAGGAGACCGGTGTGCGGCTGGTCGACGGCCTGCACCGGGGCGAGCGCCTCGCGGCCCTCGGGCCGTGGGCCGGGGAGCTGAAGGGCGCTGTGGAGAGCTCCGATGGGCTGCGCTGCCGGCTGCCGCTGATCGATATGCCGGCCCATCTGGAGTGGCTGGAGGGGCAGGTCCGGGCCGCCGGGGGGTCGGTCGAGCGGCGCACGGTCGCCTCGTTCGGCGAGGCGGCCGCCGAGGCGGGGACGGTGGTCAACTGCGCCGGGCTCGGCGCCCGCGAACTGGTGCCCGACGCCGGGGTGCGGCCCGTGCGCGGGCAGTTGGTGCTGGTGGAGAACCCGGGCATACGGGAGTGGTTCACCGAGGCCGGTCCGGAGTCGAGCGAGACCACCTACTTCTTCCCGCAGCCCGGCCGGCTGGTCCTCGGCGGCACGGCGGTGGCCGACGACTGGAGCACCGTGCCCGATCCCCGTACGGCCGAGGAGATCGTGGCCCGGTGCGCCCGGGTCCGGCCGGAGATCGCCGGGGCGCGGGTCATCGGGCACCGGGTGGGGCTGCGGCCGGCCCGGGACGCCGGGGTCCGTATCGAGGCCGAGACCCTGGCCGGGGGCGGGCGGCTGGTGCACAACTACGGCCACGGCGGCGCGGGGGTGACGGTGGCCCTGGGCTGCGCCCGGGAGGCGGCGCGGCTGGTGGACTGA
- the abc-f gene encoding ribosomal protection-like ABC-F family protein, protein MTATLVAKDLAAGHGDRTLFAGLDLVVAPGDVIGLVGANGAGKSSLLRLLAGLDQPEEGELRLSPPTATVGHLPQEPERRPGETVREFLARRTGVAEAQTAMDTATQALVDGAPGADDAYSESLERWLALGGADLDERAEETAAELGLTVGLDLPMTALSGGQAARAGLASLLLSRYDVFLLDEPTNDLDLDGLERLEKYVSGLRSGTVVISHDREFLMRTVTKVLELDLAQQQINLYGGGYAAYLEERERARRHAREEYEEYSDKRSALEGRALMQRSWMDKGVKNARRKATDSDKIGRKFRSESSEKQAAKARQTQRMIERLDVVDEPRKEWELRMEIASAPRSGSVVATLREARAVRGDFVFGPASLQIDWADRVAITGANGSGKSTLLAALLGRLPLDSGHASLGSGVVVGEVDQARKLFHGSESLLEAFCAAVPETEPADVRTLLAKFGLRADHVMRPATTLSPGERTRAALALLQGRGVNLLVLDEPTNHLDLPAIEQLESALDSYTGTLLLVTHDRRMLEAVHTTRRIEVADGRVTEA, encoded by the coding sequence ATGACTGCCACTCTCGTCGCCAAGGACCTCGCCGCCGGACACGGCGACCGCACGCTGTTCGCCGGGCTCGACCTCGTCGTCGCTCCCGGTGACGTGATCGGTCTCGTCGGAGCCAACGGCGCCGGAAAATCGTCACTCCTGCGGCTGCTCGCCGGGCTCGACCAGCCGGAGGAGGGCGAGCTCCGGCTCTCCCCGCCCACCGCCACCGTCGGCCACCTGCCCCAGGAGCCCGAGCGGCGCCCCGGCGAGACCGTACGGGAGTTCCTGGCCCGCCGCACCGGCGTCGCCGAGGCCCAGACCGCCATGGACACCGCCACACAGGCCCTGGTCGACGGCGCCCCCGGCGCGGACGACGCGTACTCCGAGTCACTGGAGCGCTGGCTCGCACTCGGCGGCGCGGACCTGGACGAGCGGGCCGAGGAGACGGCGGCCGAACTCGGCCTGACCGTCGGGCTCGACCTGCCGATGACCGCGCTCTCCGGCGGCCAGGCAGCCCGCGCCGGACTCGCCTCGCTGCTGCTGTCGCGCTACGACGTCTTCCTGCTCGACGAGCCCACCAACGACCTGGACCTGGACGGTCTGGAGCGCCTGGAGAAGTACGTCTCGGGGCTGCGCTCCGGCACCGTCGTCATCAGCCACGACCGCGAGTTCCTCATGCGCACGGTCACCAAGGTCCTCGAACTCGACCTGGCCCAGCAGCAGATCAACCTGTACGGCGGTGGCTACGCGGCCTACCTGGAGGAACGCGAACGCGCCCGCCGGCACGCGCGCGAGGAGTACGAGGAGTACTCCGACAAGCGCTCGGCGCTGGAGGGCCGCGCCCTGATGCAGCGCTCCTGGATGGACAAGGGCGTCAAGAACGCCCGCCGCAAGGCCACCGACTCCGACAAGATCGGCCGCAAGTTCCGCAGCGAGTCGAGCGAGAAGCAGGCCGCGAAGGCCCGGCAGACCCAGCGCATGATCGAGCGGCTCGACGTGGTGGACGAGCCGCGCAAGGAGTGGGAGCTGCGCATGGAGATCGCCTCCGCGCCCCGCTCCGGCTCGGTCGTCGCCACCCTGCGCGAGGCGCGGGCCGTGCGCGGCGACTTCGTGTTCGGTCCGGCCTCGCTCCAGATCGACTGGGCGGACCGGGTCGCCATCACCGGCGCCAACGGCTCCGGGAAGTCGACCCTGCTGGCCGCGCTGCTCGGCCGCCTCCCGCTGGACTCGGGGCACGCGAGCCTCGGGTCCGGTGTGGTCGTCGGAGAGGTGGACCAGGCGCGGAAGCTCTTCCACGGCTCGGAGTCCCTCCTGGAGGCGTTCTGCGCGGCGGTCCCCGAGACGGAACCGGCCGACGTCCGCACGCTCCTCGCCAAATTCGGCCTGCGCGCCGACCACGTCATGCGCCCCGCCACCACCCTCTCCCCGGGTGAACGCACCCGGGCGGCGCTCGCACTGCTCCAGGGCCGGGGCGTCAACCTCCTGGTCCTGGACGAGCCCACCAACCACCTGGACCTGCCGGCGATCGAGCAGCTGGAATCGGCGCTCGACTCCTACACCGGAACCCTGCTGCTGGTCACACACGACCGCCGGATGCTGGAGGCGGTCCACACGACCCGCCGGATCGAGGTCGCGGACGGCAGGGTGACGGAGGCCTGA
- a CDS encoding GntR family transcriptional regulator gives MTDAPGPGASHADHAERAIRAGILSGAHPPGSRLRERELSERLGFSRIPVREALTRLTGEGLVVLSPRRGASVRDLSLRDVAELFDLRLSLEVFAARRAAEACAAGGDGDRLRALMAAAQDATRRGDADEIPAANTALHAEIVAMTGNRLLRDALQPSLGLVQWLFTLTGGRDPRVQCAEHQDICAAIHAGKPELAAALSYAHIERGRAPSLATLAGVLPAE, from the coding sequence ATGACCGACGCGCCCGGCCCCGGGGCCTCCCACGCCGACCACGCGGAGCGGGCGATCCGGGCGGGCATCCTGTCCGGCGCCCACCCGCCGGGTTCACGGCTGCGTGAGCGCGAGCTGTCGGAGCGCCTGGGCTTCTCCCGCATCCCCGTCCGCGAGGCGCTGACCCGGCTGACCGGCGAGGGCCTGGTCGTGCTCTCGCCGCGCCGGGGCGCCTCCGTGCGCGACCTCTCGCTGCGGGACGTCGCCGAACTCTTCGACCTCCGCCTCAGCCTTGAGGTGTTCGCCGCCCGCAGGGCGGCGGAGGCGTGCGCCGCCGGGGGAGACGGCGACCGGCTGAGGGCCCTCATGGCGGCGGCGCAGGACGCCACCCGGCGCGGTGACGCCGACGAGATCCCGGCCGCGAACACCGCCCTGCACGCGGAGATCGTCGCGATGACCGGCAACCGGCTGCTCCGGGACGCGCTACAGCCCTCGCTCGGCCTGGTGCAGTGGCTGTTCACCCTCACCGGGGGCCGAGACCCGCGTGTCCAGTGCGCCGAACACCAGGACATCTGCGCCGCGATCCACGCGGGCAAGCCCGAACTGGCCGCCGCCCTCTCCTACGCACACATCGAACGGGGCAGGGCCCCCTCCCTGGCGACCCTGGCCGGAGTGCTCCCGGCCGAGTAG
- a CDS encoding amidohydrolase family protein, with the protein MLIRDVRPWGGEPSDLTVEDGVITAVAPHDPARTHHGDTVAGRGRLVLPSFSDVHCHLDSTRMGLPFRPHTGAPGVWGMMLNDRAHWREDEWSVAERATYTLGRMIECGTTRVRSYAQIDADCGLERFEGVLAAKEAHAGRCEVEIMAFPQAGLLREKGVPELMDRALSSGAAVVGGIDPCTLDRDPVRHLDIVFELAERHRAPVDIHLHEPGALGVFSVDLILERVRALDMAGQVTLSHAYDLGSVDETTTRRLIEEFAELDIAMATVAPARHHALPLTGLTAAGVRVGLGEDGQRDFWSPYGNGDMLDRTWQLAFTNGYRADELIEHCVAVATMGGASILRNGPARLTSTTDRPGLTPGARADLLLVAGETVTSAVMDRGNDRTVLHRGHVVADGPGPEIPSHAGA; encoded by the coding sequence ATGCTGATCAGAGACGTCCGCCCGTGGGGCGGGGAGCCGAGCGACCTCACGGTCGAGGACGGGGTGATCACCGCGGTCGCCCCGCACGACCCGGCCCGCACCCACCACGGCGACACGGTGGCCGGCCGGGGACGGCTCGTACTGCCGTCCTTCTCGGACGTCCACTGCCACCTGGACTCCACCCGCATGGGGCTGCCCTTCCGCCCGCACACGGGTGCCCCCGGCGTCTGGGGGATGATGCTGAACGACCGCGCGCACTGGCGCGAGGACGAGTGGAGTGTGGCCGAGCGGGCCACGTACACCTTGGGCCGCATGATCGAGTGCGGCACCACCCGTGTCCGCAGCTACGCCCAGATCGACGCGGACTGCGGTCTTGAGCGCTTCGAGGGCGTCCTCGCGGCCAAGGAGGCGCACGCCGGGCGGTGCGAGGTCGAGATCATGGCCTTCCCGCAGGCCGGCCTGCTCAGGGAGAAGGGCGTGCCTGAGCTGATGGACCGCGCGCTGTCCTCGGGCGCTGCCGTCGTCGGCGGCATCGATCCGTGCACCCTGGACCGCGACCCCGTACGCCACCTCGACATCGTCTTCGAGCTGGCCGAGCGCCACCGGGCCCCGGTCGACATCCACCTCCACGAGCCGGGCGCGCTCGGGGTGTTCAGCGTCGACCTGATCCTGGAACGGGTGCGGGCCCTGGACATGGCCGGTCAGGTGACGCTCTCGCACGCCTACGACCTGGGCTCCGTGGACGAAACGACCACCCGCCGCCTGATCGAGGAGTTCGCCGAGCTGGACATCGCGATGGCGACCGTCGCCCCGGCCCGGCACCACGCGCTGCCCCTGACGGGCCTGACCGCGGCCGGTGTCCGGGTGGGCCTCGGCGAGGACGGCCAGCGGGACTTCTGGTCGCCGTACGGCAACGGCGACATGCTGGACCGCACCTGGCAGCTCGCCTTCACCAACGGTTACCGGGCCGACGAGCTGATCGAACACTGCGTGGCCGTGGCCACCATGGGCGGCGCCTCGATCCTCCGGAACGGCCCCGCCCGCCTGACCTCCACCACGGACCGCCCCGGCCTGACGCCGGGCGCGAGGGCCGACCTGCTGCTGGTGGCGGGCGAGACGGTGACGTCGGCGGTGATGGACCGCGGCAACGACCGAACGGTGCTGCACAGGGGCCACGTGGTGGCGGACGGCCCCGGCCCCGAAATCCCCAGCCACGCCGGCGCTTGA
- a CDS encoding Tex family protein produces MTMSIEGRIAEELGVRERQVKAAVELLDGGSTVPFIARYRKEATEMLDDAQLRTLEERLRYLRELEDRRAAVLESVREQGKLDDALEARILAADTKARLEDIYLPFKPKRRTKAQIAREAGLEPLASGLLDDPSVDPLAAAAAFMDADKGVADAAAALEGARAILTERFSEDADLIGELRERMWSRGRLMARVRDGKEEAGAKFADYFDFAEPFTALPSHRVLAMLRGEKEDVLDLVLEPEEPSDAPGPSGFENMVARRFGVNDRGRPGDKWLADTVRWAWRTRILVHLGIDLRLRLRTAAEDEAVRVFASNLRDLLLAAPAGTRATLGLDPGFRTGVKVAVVDATGKVVATDVIHPHVPANKWDQSLATLERLAREHHVDLIAIGNGTASRETDKLAGELCEKHPELKLTKVMVSEAGASVYSASAFASQELPDMDVSLRGAVSIARRLQDPLAELVKIDPKSIGVGQYQHDLSEVKLSRSLDAVVEDCVNGVGVDVNTASAPLLSRVSGIGAGLAENIVAHRDTNGPFHSRKSLKDVARLGPKAYEQCAGFLRIRGDDPLDASSVHPEAYPVVRAMVKRTGGDVAALIGNTDVLRSLRADDFVSEKFGLPTVGDILKELEKPGRDPRPAFKTATFKEGVEKIGDLVAGMVLEGVVTNVAAFGAFVDVGVHQDGLVHVSAMSRTFVKDPRDVVKPGDVVRVKVMEVDIPRKRISLTLRLDDEAGAGAGARGGGAGAAGGRGAGAAGGRASSGGEPGGRPPRPRQGGGGGGRGGGSSSRGAGGGRQAPAAAPANGAMADALRRAGLLKGDGGR; encoded by the coding sequence GTGACGATGTCCATCGAAGGCAGGATCGCCGAGGAACTCGGCGTACGCGAGCGACAGGTGAAGGCGGCCGTCGAGCTGCTCGACGGCGGGTCGACCGTGCCGTTCATCGCCCGCTACCGCAAGGAAGCGACCGAGATGCTCGACGACGCGCAGCTGCGCACGCTCGAGGAGCGGCTGCGGTATCTGCGCGAACTGGAGGACCGCCGGGCGGCGGTCCTCGAATCCGTACGGGAGCAGGGCAAGCTCGACGACGCGCTGGAGGCGCGCATCCTGGCCGCCGACACCAAGGCGCGTCTTGAGGACATCTACCTGCCGTTCAAGCCGAAGCGGCGGACCAAGGCGCAGATCGCCCGGGAGGCGGGTCTCGAACCGCTCGCCTCGGGCCTGCTGGACGACCCCTCGGTGGACCCGCTCGCCGCGGCCGCGGCCTTCATGGACGCGGACAAGGGCGTCGCGGACGCGGCGGCGGCCCTGGAGGGGGCCCGCGCCATCCTCACCGAGCGCTTCTCGGAGGACGCGGACCTGATCGGCGAGCTGCGCGAGCGCATGTGGTCGCGCGGGCGGCTGATGGCCCGGGTGCGGGACGGCAAGGAGGAGGCGGGCGCCAAGTTCGCGGACTACTTCGACTTCGCCGAGCCGTTCACCGCGCTGCCCTCGCACCGGGTGCTGGCGATGCTCCGGGGCGAGAAGGAGGACGTGCTCGACCTGGTCCTGGAGCCCGAGGAGCCGTCCGATGCGCCCGGCCCGTCCGGTTTCGAGAACATGGTGGCCCGGCGCTTCGGCGTCAACGACCGGGGGCGCCCCGGCGACAAGTGGCTCGCCGACACCGTCCGCTGGGCCTGGCGGACCCGCATCCTGGTGCACCTCGGCATCGACCTGCGGCTGCGGCTGCGCACGGCGGCGGAGGACGAGGCGGTACGCGTCTTCGCGTCGAACCTGCGCGATCTGCTGCTCGCCGCACCGGCCGGGACCAGGGCCACGCTGGGGCTCGACCCCGGTTTCCGTACCGGGGTGAAGGTCGCCGTCGTGGACGCGACGGGCAAGGTCGTCGCGACCGATGTCATCCACCCGCACGTCCCGGCCAACAAGTGGGACCAGTCGCTGGCGACGCTGGAGCGGCTGGCGCGGGAGCACCACGTCGATCTGATCGCCATCGGCAACGGCACGGCGTCCCGCGAGACGGACAAGCTCGCCGGTGAGCTGTGCGAGAAGCACCCGGAGCTGAAGCTCACCAAGGTGATGGTGTCGGAGGCGGGCGCCTCCGTGTACTCGGCCTCCGCCTTCGCCTCGCAGGAACTCCCCGACATGGACGTGTCGTTGCGCGGCGCCGTGTCGATCGCGCGCCGGCTCCAGGACCCGCTGGCCGAGCTGGTGAAGATCGACCCGAAGTCGATCGGCGTCGGGCAGTACCAGCACGACCTGTCCGAGGTGAAGCTCTCACGGTCGCTCGACGCGGTCGTCGAGGACTGTGTGAACGGGGTCGGCGTCGACGTCAACACCGCGTCGGCGCCGCTGCTTTCGCGCGTCTCCGGCATCGGCGCCGGGCTCGCGGAGAACATCGTCGCGCACCGCGACACCAACGGCCCGTTCCACTCCCGCAAGAGCCTCAAGGACGTGGCGCGGCTGGGCCCGAAGGCGTACGAGCAGTGCGCGGGCTTCCTGCGTATCCGGGGCGACGATCCGCTGGACGCCTCCAGCGTGCACCCCGAGGCGTACCCGGTGGTGCGGGCGATGGTGAAGCGGACGGGCGGTGACGTGGCCGCGCTGATCGGCAACACGGACGTGCTGCGGTCGCTGCGGGCGGACGACTTCGTCTCCGAGAAGTTCGGGCTGCCGACGGTCGGCGACATCCTGAAGGAGCTGGAGAAGCCGGGCCGCGACCCCCGTCCCGCCTTCAAGACGGCCACCTTCAAGGAGGGCGTCGAGAAGATCGGCGACCTGGTGGCCGGGATGGTGCTGGAGGGCGTCGTGACGAACGTCGCCGCGTTCGGCGCGTTCGTGGACGTCGGGGTGCATCAGGACGGGCTGGTGCATGTGTCCGCGATGTCCCGGACGTTCGTGAAGGACCCGCGCGATGTCGTGAAGCCGGGTGATGTGGTCCGGGTCAAGGTGATGGAGGTCGACATTCCGCGGAAGCGGATCTCGTTGACGCTGCGGTTGGACGACGAGGCGGGTGCGGGCGCGGGCGCCCGGGGCGGCGGTGCGGGTGCGGCCGGTGGCCGCGGTGCGGGTGCGGCCGGTGGCCGCGCGTCCTCGGGGGGTGAGCCCGGCGGGCGGCCGCCACGGCCCCGGCAGGGAGGCGGTGGCGGTGGCCGTGGTGGCGGTTCGTCGTCGCGTGGTGCGGGGGGCGGGCGGCAGGCGCCTGCCGCGGCTCCGGCGAACGGGGCGATGGCGGACGCGTTGCGGCGGGCGGGGTTGTTGAAGGGGGACGGGGGGCGGTAG
- a CDS encoding SCO6745 family protein, producing MSTLPPRAGRRCHNALNPLHSSLYFSPDLGKELGGVGIDDPAAAYFATRAAAMGAVGADTVTATFYNFNHALVSQHVPAIWDIASPAKVLDARLRAADSTLRRLLGAEVIASPEMAEAARLALRATEGCTRHARPLYAAHAGLPVPEEPHLAYWHAATLLREHRGDAHLAALLAADLDPVEALVSHTATGKGMAIRWILATRGWRRADWEDASARLRERGLLTAEGELTDEGTALRKELEEATDRMDLGPYEHLGGPGVARLTELGRGFLATAWAAGAFPSDATG from the coding sequence ATGAGTACTCTCCCGCCCCGTGCCGGACGGCGCTGTCACAACGCCCTCAACCCGCTGCACTCCTCGCTCTACTTCTCCCCCGACCTCGGCAAGGAGCTCGGCGGGGTCGGGATCGACGACCCCGCCGCCGCCTACTTCGCCACCCGCGCGGCCGCCATGGGCGCCGTCGGCGCGGACACGGTCACCGCGACGTTCTACAACTTCAACCACGCGCTGGTCTCCCAGCATGTGCCCGCCATCTGGGACATCGCCTCGCCCGCGAAGGTGCTCGACGCGCGGCTGCGCGCCGCTGACTCGACGCTGCGCCGGCTGCTCGGCGCCGAGGTCATCGCCTCTCCCGAGATGGCCGAGGCCGCACGGCTCGCCCTGCGCGCCACCGAGGGCTGCACCCGGCACGCCCGGCCGCTGTACGCGGCGCACGCCGGCCTCCCCGTCCCGGAGGAACCGCACCTGGCGTACTGGCACGCGGCGACGCTGCTGCGCGAGCACCGGGGCGACGCGCATCTCGCCGCGCTCCTCGCGGCGGATCTCGACCCCGTCGAGGCGCTGGTCAGCCACACCGCGACCGGCAAGGGCATGGCGATCCGCTGGATCCTCGCCACCCGGGGCTGGCGCCGCGCCGACTGGGAGGACGCCTCCGCCCGGCTGCGGGAGCGCGGGCTGCTCACGGCGGAGGGCGAGCTGACGGACGAGGGCACCGCGCTGCGCAAGGAGCTGGAGGAGGCCACGGACCGGATGGACCTCGGCCCGTACGAGCACCTGGGCGGTCCCGGCGTGGCGCGGCTGACCGAACTGGGGCGCGGATTCCTCGCCACGGCGTGGGCGGCGGGCGCCTTCCCGTCCGACGCGACCGGCTGA
- a CDS encoding GlxA family transcriptional regulator, whose product MKQRSVLVVLFDDIQSLDVTGPMEVFAGASRFPEVSYELRTASLDGAPVRSSCGLTLVPDCGLADAPAPHTLLVPGGGGTRTPDPALVDWLRDHGPLPERLVSVCSGALLLAAAGLLDGHRATTHWNVTDRLARDHPAVDVDPEPIFVRDGRISTSAGVTTGIDLALALVEEDHGRDVALTIARHLVVFLRRPGSQSQFSAQLSAQTARREPLREVQHWITEHPGADLGVEALAARARLSPRHFARAFRTETGTTPGRYVDRVRLEHARRLLEDTTDGVAGIARNSGYGTPEAMRRAFVKALGTAPAEYRRRFGPRPADRPAGPGRP is encoded by the coding sequence ATGAAGCAGCGATCCGTGCTCGTCGTCCTCTTCGACGACATCCAGAGCCTCGACGTGACCGGCCCCATGGAGGTCTTCGCCGGCGCCTCCCGGTTCCCGGAGGTCTCGTACGAACTGCGCACCGCCTCACTGGACGGCGCCCCGGTCCGCTCGTCCTGCGGCCTCACCCTCGTCCCCGACTGCGGCCTCGCCGACGCCCCGGCGCCCCACACCCTCCTGGTCCCCGGCGGCGGGGGCACCCGCACGCCTGACCCCGCCCTCGTGGACTGGCTGCGCGACCACGGCCCGCTGCCGGAGCGGCTGGTGTCCGTGTGCAGCGGCGCGTTGCTGCTCGCGGCCGCCGGGCTGCTGGACGGGCACCGCGCCACGACGCACTGGAACGTGACCGACCGCCTCGCCCGCGACCACCCGGCCGTCGATGTCGACCCCGAGCCGATCTTCGTACGCGACGGCCGGATCTCCACCTCCGCGGGCGTCACCACGGGCATCGACCTCGCGCTCGCGCTGGTCGAGGAGGACCACGGCCGCGACGTCGCCCTCACGATCGCCCGGCACCTCGTCGTCTTTCTGCGCAGGCCCGGCAGCCAGTCGCAGTTCAGCGCCCAGCTCAGCGCCCAGACGGCCCGCCGCGAACCGCTGCGCGAGGTCCAGCACTGGATCACCGAACACCCCGGCGCCGACCTCGGCGTCGAGGCCCTGGCGGCCCGCGCCCGCCTCTCGCCGCGCCACTTCGCCCGCGCGTTCCGCACGGAGACCGGGACGACCCCCGGCCGGTACGTCGACCGGGTGCGCCTCGAACACGCCCGCAGGCTCCTGGAGGACACGACCGACGGCGTCGCCGGCATCGCGAGGAACTCCGGGTACGGCACCCCGGAGGCGATGCGCCGGGCCTTCGTCAAGGCCCTCGGCACGGCCCCCGCCGAGTACCGCCGCCGCTTCGGGCCCCGGCCGGCGGACCGCCCCGCCGGACCCGGCCGCCCCTGA